In Desulfotignum phosphitoxidans DSM 13687, the genomic stretch TCCGGACAGATCAGGGCTGTGACGGATTTTCCCTTTAACAGGGGGGCGTTAAAGGCTTTGATTTGGTCAGGGGTGCCGAATTGGGCCACAACTTCAGCCCCCACATCTGCGAAGGACAGGGCCAGGCCCATGGTTGAGTCCCTTCGGCAAAGTTCTTCTGTTACCAGAACACTCTCCATCATCCCACATTCCTGCCCTCCGGCCGATTCAGACCAGGTCAGGCCGATGAGATCCAGCTTACAGGCGGTTTTAAGCATCTTTTTGGGAAATTGCTGTTTTTCAATGAGGTCCAGAATCTGGTCGTCATCAAATTCTCCCCGGGCAAAATCCCGTGAGGCTTTCTGTATAAAAGTCTGTTCTTCTGTGAGTTGGAATGTCATGGTTTTGTCTCCTTTTCCTTATGAGGGCCGCTGGCCTGTGAGCAGTTTACGTCCAATGATAATGCGGTGAATTTCCGCAGTCCCTTCGAAGATCCGTAAAATCCTTGCATCCCGTAGAATCCGTTCCACCACGTTTTCAAAAAGGCACCCGTCTTTTCCGAAAATCTCCATTGCTTTTTCAACGACCCGGCCCACCATCTCAGATCCGTAGAGTTTGCACATGGCCACTTCCAACTGAGCATCTTCCTTTCGGTCCATTTTCTCAGCTGTTTTATAGAGCATGGTTCTGGCGGCGTAGAGTTCTGTGGCCATGTCGGCCAGAAGCCATTCAAAAGACTGGTACCTTGCAAGGGGCTTACCATTGAACTTTTCGGAAGACGCATATTCTACAGCCATGTCCAAGAGCCTTGTAGCCATACCCACCGAGGTGGCAGCAACCCCCATCCGCCCTTCGTCAACGGTCTTCAGGGCCACAGTCAATCCTCTACCCTCGGTTCCGATGAGATTTTGAGCCGGCACCGGAGTGTTCTTAAAAATGAGCTCGCTTTTGTGGGAGCCTTGCATACCCATGGACTGATGAACATTGCCGATGGAAATGCCGGGAAAATCTTTTTCCACGATAAAAGCAGAAATCCCTCCCTTGGGGCCTTTTTCCGGATCGGTGACGGCAATGACAATGAACACATCGGCAATAGGGGCATTGGTTATAAAATGTTTCATGCCGTTGAGAAGGTATACATCCCCTTTTTTTTCAGCCATAGTGGTTATACTGGCAGCATCAGATCCGGCATTTGGCTCGGTCAGAGCGAAGGACGAGATCCATTCGCCACTGGCAAGTCTGGGTAAATATTTTTTTTTCTGCTCTTCGTTACCGTCCAAAACAATGCTTCTGGATCCCAACCCGTTATTGAGACTAATGATATCCATAAAGGCAAAATGGGTCCTGGCCAGTTCCTCTTCCACTGTGCAAAAGGCGGTTTTGCCCATGCCCATGCCCCCGTATTCTTTGGGGATGGTCAATCCGAAATAGCCCTTCTTCCTCATTTTGGTCAGAATATGCTCGGGAATCTGGTTATTGGTTTCAACATCCTGCTCAAACGGCGCCAGCTCTTTTTGTGCAAACTGCCGGATTTCCTTTCTGAGCGCTTCCAATTGATCTGATTGCAAAAGGGTCATTTCTGCCTCCTTTAAAAGATATTAATCCATTATATAATCACTTATACAATAAATTACATAAAAACTTTTTTGTTTGTCAATGCTTTTTTTTAAAAAAGTATTGATAGATTGGATTGCTGGTTACGTAAATTGAGCTAAGAGCCTTTCAGAAGAGGGGATTGGACAAAAAAGCGAGCCCGGAACAGGCTCTGTTGAGAATAATTAAAAAAAACACGGCCTGGAACAACTTTTTCCGGGCCGTGTGATAAGTCTTTTTATAAAAAGTATGGCTTTGAAAACAGGAGGTTGGGGTTAACTCATGGTCCTATAAAGCCGGGCAAAGGACGCGGCAGACCCGTTTTCTATTTCCCTGAGCTTAAAATTGTTTTTTTGAAATAATTTTAAAAGATTGGAGTTGGCGGTCTCCACGTCTGCCGTTATCTCTGAGATATCCTTTTCAGCCAGTTCAAAACCTGTTTTATCCAGCAATACCTGGATGATGTGGTCGGAAATCTGGCCTTCTTCAAATATGAATATCAATCGGGCGGTTTTAGTATCCGAGTCAATAGCGGCCACGCAGGCACCGATGATCCGTTCCAGGTGAACTGCCAGGAGAATCATGTGGGTTTGGGTTTCGTATACGGCCTTATGAATCCGGTTGATCCAATCAACGTTCTCAGGAAGGGTACCCGGGTTTTCTGCCATCCAGCTAAGAGCCAGGGACATAAGTGCGTCATGATATGCTTCTGTATAGGGAACAATCTGTATTTTTTCCAGAAATCGATCAAACTGCAGCTTTTTTTCAACCAGGTCCACAAGGTCAATACGGAACATTTCTTTTTCCAGTTCTTCCAACAGCTCAAGGACGTTGGAGGGTTTGCCTTCAATTCCAGGCAATTCATTCATGGTTTCCAGCAGGGCTTTCCATACGGGTCGGATTTCGTGGAGTTTTTCTTTTCCGGATTTCGTGAGGATGACTTTTTTGACCCGCTTGTCTTCCTTGTTCTGGGCGATCTGGACAAATCCTTTTTTTTTGAGAAATGTGACGATCTGGCTGGCCCCCGGGTGAGTAATTTCCAATTCACTGGCAATTTGGGAGATTGTCACCTCTTTCTGACTGCTCAGAAGATAGAATACCGGAAACCAACTGGCCTCGAAACGGATGTCCTGATCTCTATAGATCTTTGAAAGATCAGTGAAAAATTTGTCACTCAATCGTTTCAGCCGTGTACCGAACAGGAGTGCGCCTGTCCTCTTGTATAGAGACATATTAAGCCTTTAAGTTATTAACTTATATAATATGCCTCATAAAAAACACATACCTGTTCAACTTTGCAAGCGATTTTTTTTATTTTCTCCGGACATTGTTAAATTCCGAAACAATCTGATTCAAATCCCGGCTTATTTTTCACATTAAATTGATAAATCTGAGATTCTTTCGATCTGATTCCTCAACATCAATACAGGGAATCGGAATCATGTTATTCAGCAGCAAAGAGGATTGTGTCCCTGACAACATGAAGGTGCCTTTCGATCATCAAATATTTTCAACTGTGATCCCGATTCCCTGATTTTTACATCGACGACTTAAAAAATAATATGGGTCGCAACCGCCACCAAGGGAATTGCAACGATTGTTCTGATTATAAAGATGACAATCAGATCCATCAAACTTAATGGGATATCGGCTTCAAGCATGGCATTGGCACTTTCCGTAAAAAATATAATCTGTACGGTTGAAAGGGTGCAGATAAAAAAAACACTCATTGCTGCAACTTCACCGCCGGAAATAATAATGACGGGAAGCGCGATTTCCGCAATAGATACCAATACAGCTGGTGCAATTTCTACAGCATTGGGTAGTTGCAAGAGAGACAGAATTGGTGCAAAAGGGGCGCCAAGGTAATCAAACAAAGGCGTATAGGTTGCAACAACCAAGGAAACGGTTGCAATAGATATAACATAGGCTACGATTTTCTGGGCAAAGGTGATCGCATCCCAGAAACTCTTGTAAAGCATATCAAGCCGGGTTGTGGATGCTTTTGCCACCGCTGCATCAAAGGCTCTATTAAAAATTTTTCCATCATAGGGTATGGGTGTTCTTTCGTCCTCTGTCTGGGGTCTTCCATCAAAATAAACATCTTTTTTTCTTGACAAAGGCGGAATTCTGGTGACGATTGCGGCAATAATAAAAGAAATGATAAATGAACTGATAATCATGTGGGGAAGATATTCCATGATCCCGCCAATGGATGTCAGGAGAGCAAAAAAGCCCAGGCTGCAAACGCTGAAGTTTGTAGCAATACTGGCGGATTCCCTCTGAGTGTAATAACCGTTCTTATATATCTTATTGGTGATAAAAATACCAACCGCAGGTGCTGCGACAAAAGAAGCAACCGCATCTACCGCTGACCTGCCCGGCAGCCTGTATACCGGTCTCATCAAGGGCTCAAGCAATGTTCCAACGAACTCCAAAAAACCAAATTCTGTAAGCAACAAAACTAATATTCCGGCTATGGAAACAGTTAAAAATACGCTGCCCCCAAGATAGAGGGCTAACCCGCCTACATCTTTATGCAAAAACCATTCAGGCCCCAGCTTAAACGTCAGCATAAACGTGAATATGCCTGCCAGAATAAAAAGGAAACCAATGATATTGTTGTCCTTGGCATGATATTTTTTCAAGAAATCGTTTTGCGACACCTTGGAGAGTACCCAGGTTACGCACAGCAATATGATAACACCAAGGGTAAGGTAATTGATATTGTCGCCAATCATCTTTTTGATAAAATCAATGGCAATGATAAGGGGTATTTTGGATTTGTCCGACGACGTACTGAAGGGTACGAAAAAAATCAATACACCGGCAAGGCTTCCGAGCAATGCTTTTAATGCCATTGAAAAACCTTTTGATGTCCCGCTGTAATCTTCAATATTTTCGTTTAGTTCTGCAGATTTCATAAAATTACTCCTTAAAAGGTTATTTTTTTAATCTAATTTACAACTC encodes the following:
- a CDS encoding YjiH family protein; the encoded protein is MKSAELNENIEDYSGTSKGFSMALKALLGSLAGVLIFFVPFSTSSDKSKIPLIIAIDFIKKMIGDNINYLTLGVIILLCVTWVLSKVSQNDFLKKYHAKDNNIIGFLFILAGIFTFMLTFKLGPEWFLHKDVGGLALYLGGSVFLTVSIAGILVLLLTEFGFLEFVGTLLEPLMRPVYRLPGRSAVDAVASFVAAPAVGIFITNKIYKNGYYTQRESASIATNFSVCSLGFFALLTSIGGIMEYLPHMIISSFIISFIIAAIVTRIPPLSRKKDVYFDGRPQTEDERTPIPYDGKIFNRAFDAAVAKASTTRLDMLYKSFWDAITFAQKIVAYVISIATVSLVVATYTPLFDYLGAPFAPILSLLQLPNAVEIAPAVLVSIAEIALPVIIISGGEVAAMSVFFICTLSTVQIIFFTESANAMLEADIPLSLMDLIVIFIIRTIVAIPLVAVATHIIF
- a CDS encoding acyl-CoA dehydrogenase family protein, with the translated sequence MTLLQSDQLEALRKEIRQFAQKELAPFEQDVETNNQIPEHILTKMRKKGYFGLTIPKEYGGMGMGKTAFCTVEEELARTHFAFMDIISLNNGLGSRSIVLDGNEEQKKKYLPRLASGEWISSFALTEPNAGSDAASITTMAEKKGDVYLLNGMKHFITNAPIADVFIVIAVTDPEKGPKGGISAFIVEKDFPGISIGNVHQSMGMQGSHKSELIFKNTPVPAQNLIGTEGRGLTVALKTVDEGRMGVAATSVGMATRLLDMAVEYASSEKFNGKPLARYQSFEWLLADMATELYAARTMLYKTAEKMDRKEDAQLEVAMCKLYGSEMVGRVVEKAMEIFGKDGCLFENVVERILRDARILRIFEGTAEIHRIIIGRKLLTGQRPS
- a CDS encoding MarR family winged helix-turn-helix transcriptional regulator; amino-acid sequence: MSLYKRTGALLFGTRLKRLSDKFFTDLSKIYRDQDIRFEASWFPVFYLLSSQKEVTISQIASELEITHPGASQIVTFLKKKGFVQIAQNKEDKRVKKVILTKSGKEKLHEIRPVWKALLETMNELPGIEGKPSNVLELLEELEKEMFRIDLVDLVEKKLQFDRFLEKIQIVPYTEAYHDALMSLALSWMAENPGTLPENVDWINRIHKAVYETQTHMILLAVHLERIIGACVAAIDSDTKTARLIFIFEEGQISDHIIQVLLDKTGFELAEKDISEITADVETANSNLLKLFQKNNFKLREIENGSAASFARLYRTMS